A genomic region of Zalophus californianus isolate mZalCal1 chromosome 1, mZalCal1.pri.v2, whole genome shotgun sequence contains the following coding sequences:
- the LOC113916449 gene encoding coiled-coil-helix-coiled-coil-helix domain-containing protein 2-like has product MPCGSRSHTSRMAPPASRAPQMRAAPRPAPAAQPPAAAPPAAVGSPAAAPRQPGLMAQMATTAARVAVGSAVGHTIGHAITGGFSGGGSAEPSRPDITYEEPQGTQPAYQEQQQFGPCHYEMKQFLECAQNQGDLKLCEGFSELLKQCRFTNGLA; this is encoded by the coding sequence ATGCCATGTGGAAGTCGGAGCCACACCTCCCGCATGGCCCCTCCGGCCAGCCGGGCACCTCAGATGAGAGCGGCACCTAGACCAGCGCCGGCAGCTCAGCCTCCAGCAGCGGCTCCACCAGCTGCTGTTGGCTCACCTGCTGCTGCGCCCAGGCAGCCAGGGCTCATGGCCCAGATGGCAACCACTGCAGCTCGCGTGGCTGTGGGCTCTGCTGTCGGGCACACGATAGGTCATGCCATCACTGGGGGCTTCAGTGGAGGAGGCAGTGCTGAGCCTTCAAGGCCTGACATCACTTACGAGGAGCCTCAGGGAACCCAGCCAGCATACCAGGAGCAGCAGCAGTTTGGCCCATGCCACTATGAGATGAAACAGTTTCTGGAGTGTGCCCAGAACCAGGGTGACCTGAAGCTTTGTGAAGGTTTCAGCGAGTTGCTGAAACagtgcagatttacaaatggattagCCTAA